The Comamonas sp. GB3 AK4-5 genome includes a region encoding these proteins:
- a CDS encoding SMR family transporter, producing the protein MGNYGFLAIAIACEVVATSLLKSTQGFSRLWPSLAVGLGYVLSFYFLSLTLRTIPTGVAYAIWSGAGIVLVSGIAWVFLHQKLDAAALIGMGLILAGVLVINLFSKTAGH; encoded by the coding sequence ATGGGAAATTACGGCTTTCTGGCGATTGCCATCGCCTGCGAGGTGGTGGCCACCTCCTTGCTCAAAAGCACGCAAGGCTTTTCGCGCCTGTGGCCCAGCCTGGCCGTGGGCCTGGGCTATGTGCTGTCGTTTTACTTTCTGTCGCTGACGCTGCGCACCATCCCCACCGGCGTGGCCTACGCCATCTGGTCGGGCGCGGGCATTGTGCTGGTCTCGGGCATTGCCTGGGTGTTTCTGCACCAGAAGCTGGATGCCGCAGCGCTGATCGGTATGGGCTTGATCCTCGCCGGCGTGCTGGTGATCAATCTGTTCTCGAAAACCGCTGGACATTGA
- the map gene encoding type I methionyl aminopeptidase produces MRKRLPPIHDAAAIAQSREAGMLAARVLEMITPHVKPGVSTEQLDDLCHDFIVNALQCVPANVGYHGFPKTVCASVNHVVCHGIPSKKEILRDGDIVNIDVAVIKDGWFGDTSRMYTVGQVSPLARRLIDTTYEAMVAGIRAVKPGATLGDIGHAIQTVAHREQFSIVRDYCGHGIGQTYHDEPQVLHYGQRGQGMALQEGMIFTIEPMVNAGKSTTKELDDGWTVITRDQSLSAQWEHMVVVTANGYEVLTPWPEGTGAYPAP; encoded by the coding sequence ATGCGCAAACGCCTTCCCCCCATCCACGACGCGGCCGCCATCGCCCAATCCCGCGAAGCCGGCATGCTGGCTGCCCGCGTGCTGGAAATGATCACCCCCCATGTCAAGCCCGGCGTCAGCACCGAGCAGCTCGACGATTTGTGCCATGACTTCATCGTCAATGCGCTGCAGTGCGTTCCCGCCAACGTGGGCTACCACGGCTTTCCCAAGACGGTGTGCGCCTCGGTCAACCATGTGGTGTGCCACGGCATTCCGTCGAAGAAGGAAATCCTCAGGGATGGCGACATCGTCAACATCGATGTGGCGGTGATCAAGGACGGCTGGTTTGGCGACACCAGCCGCATGTACACCGTGGGCCAGGTCTCGCCGCTGGCGCGCCGGCTGATAGACACCACCTACGAAGCCATGGTGGCCGGCATACGCGCCGTCAAGCCCGGCGCCACGCTGGGCGATATCGGCCACGCCATCCAGACCGTAGCCCACCGCGAGCAGTTCTCCATCGTGCGCGACTACTGCGGCCACGGCATAGGCCAGACCTACCACGACGAACCCCAGGTGCTGCACTACGGCCAGCGCGGCCAGGGCATGGCGCTGCAGGAAGGCATGATCTTCACCATCGAGCCCATGGTCAACGCCGGCAAGTCCACCACCAAGGAGCTGGATGACGGCTGGACCGTCATCACCCGCGACCAGTCGCTGTCGGCCCAATGGGAGCATATGGTGGTGGTGACGGCCAACGGCTACGAGGTGCTCACCCCCTGGCCCGAAGGTACGGGCGCCTATCCTGCCCCCTGA
- a CDS encoding nitroreductase: protein MDVNQALRERRSVRAFTDQVPDAELVQRIMQDAALAASGGNMQPWRVAAISGAPLAAMLADVAQTQGEENPQHLSYPPNLWEPYRSRRFVNGEDLYKSIDIPREDKAGRLQQLAKNARFFGAPVGLIMFTEERMGPVQWMDLGIYLQSFMLRATEEGLATCAQGFWRRYDSIVQQHIEVPEGYLVTFGIALGYEDKSAPINTMRATRAEFAEWGQLKGF from the coding sequence ATGGATGTGAACCAAGCCCTGCGCGAACGCCGTTCGGTGCGCGCCTTTACCGACCAAGTGCCCGACGCCGAGCTGGTGCAGCGCATCATGCAGGACGCGGCCCTGGCCGCATCCGGCGGCAATATGCAGCCCTGGCGCGTGGCGGCCATCAGCGGTGCGCCGCTGGCCGCCATGCTGGCCGATGTGGCCCAGACCCAGGGTGAAGAAAACCCCCAGCATCTGTCCTACCCGCCCAATCTGTGGGAGCCTTACCGCAGCCGCCGTTTCGTCAACGGCGAAGACCTGTACAAAAGCATAGACATCCCGCGTGAAGACAAGGCCGGCCGACTGCAGCAGTTGGCCAAGAACGCCCGCTTCTTTGGTGCGCCCGTCGGGCTGATCATGTTCACCGAGGAACGCATGGGCCCGGTGCAGTGGATGGACCTGGGCATTTATCTGCAGTCCTTCATGCTGCGCGCCACCGAAGAAGGCCTGGCCACCTGTGCCCAGGGTTTCTGGCGCCGCTATGACAGCATCGTCCAGCAACATATCGAGGTGCCCGAAGGCTATCTGGTGACCTTTGGCATTGCCCTGGGCTATGAAGACAAGAGCGCCCCCATCAACACCATGCGCGCCACCCGCGCCGAGTTCGCCGAGTGGGGCCAACTAAAAGGTTTTTGA